AAATTGGGATATCATTAGGAAATTTAAACAAACATAAGAGAAACAATAAAAATGTATGTAATCTCAGGAGAGCATATACCAGCTAATACAGGGCTTCTAGGGAACAAACCCTCAACAAAGTAGTCGTCATAAACAGATACTTTTGTTGTCTTATCATGCTCATAAGTAAACAAAACAACATTATAATTGCTGAAATCTTCAATACCTAAGATGAGGCAGAACTTCTTAAATCCGTGAAATATTCCAGTATCATGATGGTAGCCTCCTTCTATCTTCTTCCCATTACTAAACAAGAAATTCTGATAACCTCGAATCATGGGAGTGGCTCTTTTAAAGGAAGAAGGAGGCTCCTAAGCAGcataatattaacaaaaaaacaaatcataatAGTCTCAAGAAAAGTGTGCAATTAAATTTAATGAAGAGAAATgatcatttcaaaaaaaagcTATTTCATTTTACTTACAAACTCATCTGACATGGGATTGTCCTCATTCACAAAAGTGACAAACTTCAAACCACCATTACGAACAGACACTAACATAAGATTGGAAAATTTAATGAATGCTAACATATATTCAAGATATTCATTGATGCAGAGAAATGAAGATATTCAAGATAAAAGCAGACTAATTAAGAGTACAAATAAAACAACCAGATCTTACCAACCCTAGGACGATTCTTCTGCAGATAATGAACTATGTTTGGATATTCGATTTCTGTAAGATTACTACCAATTACGTACACATTGAAATCACTTTTTCCGTTGAACTCAAAAAGCAGCATTTCACCCCCATTTAAACCAAAGTCCTCATACAAATTCGAAACTCCAGAGATGGTCCATTGATCATCGCTAAAGTAAACAGGAAGTTCATAACCATTCCGGAACTTCATCAAGAAGCATTCTTGCAAGCGGCCACCATATTGACTCACTATACCGGTCGGCAATTTCTGAAAAATGGTACCTTAATAAATGAGAACTTTTTTTAGTACAATCATATGAATAAAAATGACACTAACCAGGTAATCCGACTTGGTATCCACATTTGTCAGGAACTTGATGAAATTTGGCAAAGTGAGACCTGAAGATTCCATACCTATGGAAGATTTATAATGAAAAAACATGTTTCAATTACATGCAAAAACTCAGacataaacaaagaaaaaaagggTTTACAGCTTGAATCATACCTTCACACCAACAAAGTGTACAACTAAAATTGATGTCAGAACCCTGAAGATCGTGAAGAACTTTTAGGGGAAAGATAAAGAACAACCAAGAAGCAAAGTGCTATAAAATAACGCCCTCCAACACAGAATTAACTCCATATTAATTATACTTCAGCTTATTTAGGTAGCAAGCACAATTATAGCACCCTCAGTTAATTAATTTACGCCCCTCTTTTGTGCTTTTTaaagattaatttattatataggTATATTGATATTTCatctttatattaaaaaaacataggGTATGACTAAGAATTTATGCCACTGACAAAAGGACAGAAGACATCTAAGAATAAAAagattgataaataataaaaacaggTTTATTTggcattgaaattaaaaatgagaatttaatatttaaagaaGAGTTGAATTGCATTTTTCTGAATATTGCAAAGAAAGTGTAGTATTGActtcaaaaataatacaaatCTGGTTCAATTATAACATATgaaaatatctttaaaaaatatatacaatttaacTGCAAAAAATTCCTGACAATTCTTTCCAGAAtcctttaatttaaaaataaaagaaacatgACCCACGGACACAGTTCATAACATaaaattcaaagaaaaaaaatcaatgtCTGTTAATAGTCACCAATAATCAACCTCAATACATTCAGGATACGTCTTTAGTTCAAAACAATATCCACACTTAACACAATTCATTAGTTGGAAATATAAAACAACACAAAGAAGAATATACTAAGCTTCAAAAACAGATTGTCTGAGAATTTTCTCCTTCAAATACTACAAGTCTGAGAAATTCATAATCCAAACACCAATATCAATATTTAGTATTCATCATCAATCCTCCAAACTCGAATCCTAAAGTGGTCGTAAGATTTTAAAGGGCATTGGAAAACACAAACATGGCCAATATTCAGCCGCAGATCATCACGGAGTTTTTGCCACCCATCTTCAATAGTGGAACAATAGAAGTCTTCCCTTCTGCAGATTAGAAGCCTCCAAAAGGCGGTTCCCGAATAAACATTAATACAATGAAAGGGCTGCCACTCCAGACACAGGTCATCAAACTGATTAGAGATGTCCTGTACAGAAAACAAAcaatttatagatatattcggGAAAATGGTGTAAAAAAACAACTACAAACTATTGTACAAGTCCAGTATTACTCACAACTCTAAAGGAGTCATCGAACATATGCTTACTTTTCATAGTAACTCCAAAATATTTGCCAATTACAGGATACTAACCATCCGCATCTGCAGAAAATTTATTTAGTGGAAAGGATGTAAAATTTGTTcataattttaagatattatgtatTCTCAAAATGATGATTCTCTTTACCAATAGCAAGAGGTGTTCTTGGGAAACAAATTCCGTCCCATCATAAGTAAATAGAAACTTGCTCACACCATTGAAACTATCTATTCCTAATATCCGAAACATAGAACTCAAACCACTAAAACGGCAAGCCTCAGAATTATATGAACCAGCAAACATCTTTCCATTACTCAAAACAAACATGATACGATGCGGCAAAGCAAAACCGCAACGGTCAATGAACCCAGCAGGAGGATCCTAAAAAAGAcatcacatacatatattagTACAATTTCTAATAAAGGTCTACTAATGAATGGACATAACTTACAATTTCATCGATGACCCCATCACCCTCAACACCACATATGACAAAACGCCAACCACCATCGCCTATTGTAACTATAAATTACatgaacatgtaaaataaaataataattataagaatAATAGAAATCTACTTTTTATAACATATGATATACTAATCTATTGCAGGTAGACAATTGATTATATGCGGGTATCAAATCTCCGAACCATTGGTaccaattatataaatattgaaCTTACAATGTCCAAAGTACTCAAACAGAATATACTCCCCACCTTTCAACTCAAAATGCTTGAAAAAACATAAAAGGCCCCTCATTTGGCAACTCAATAAATCAATTTGAACAGGTAAGATATAGCCATTACGCAGTTTCAGTTCCATTTCATCATGTAACAAATTACTGTATTTTGAGCAGAATTTCGTAGGAACATTctgtaaaaattaaaacactacATTCAATATCATAAAAAAACCAATTTAACAAgaacacataaaaaaaaaagatatcaatttattcatattttaccAGTTTATTAGACAGAGTATCTTCATAGGTTAGTAGAATGAGAACTTATCAGCTACAAGACCGGTACAATCCATAGATCTGCACAAAGTAGAAGAATGCAGAAAGCAATTACACAGTGAAAAGGAGAGAGCAAATTCGACACAATATAGTAATCTACAGAGCAAGACTAACCTCATATTCCTGTAGAAAAAGTGAATTGTTCGAATCAACTAGAGACAAGTCAACAAAAGTGCTGCCTTCTGCGATTGTTAGATAAAATCCTAGAATGCCCTGACCCACAGTCGTTACGCACAGATTGTTGTATTAATGCGTCTTCGAAAaggttactccctccgtccctaaatacttttcctgtttgtacttttcacgtttgccaacacacacttttgatcgttaatatctttcatttcgtagtagcattaaatataaaaacttcaccgtattaaagtactcgtgaatacgaatctaacaagatcactcatgactatatttagttttatagattagatgtaaattagtaatttgtctcatgttatgaacagtaccgacattacaaataggaaaagaaaaaagatacggagggagtaacaaagaAGAAGCCCGTGTCCATATCAGAAGCCCATACTGAGATTAGGATGAGCTATAAAATAAATGGGCTCAAATGGGCGGGGAGTTATATTCATGGGCTGAACAatcatttgatttaattttttttaataataatgtaattgatttcaattttaaaataaaaatattctaggCATATCACTTAATctttttgacaaattttattttcccCGGTCATatcaatattttgatgatgagTTAATTCAGAcattaatttatatgatttatttttaaacaaaaattcgcaaaataattaaattatatcattaagggtatattattatttacgtTGAAAACGTTTTATgtacaaattaaattaaattaaaattccaAGTTCTTAAGAAACAATAACTATTTATTACAAAAAATGTTTTGGATAACattaaacattataatttacagCATTTGTTTTTAACTTGAAAGTCATTACGCGAAAGAAACACACACTATAAAATATGGAAACATAATTCTATTTCCAAAATTACATTAACAGAATTACATATGGAAGAACTTTTTTAAGATTTAACTATGATTCATGTGCCCGTAAACAAAGAACAAATACGTAATTTagaatttctttttaaaatcaatgaattctataaacataaaaaaaatctaaaattaaaaaaaaatcataaacttaCCATGCGAAGCGGGCTAGGAGCTATTTCATTCTGCTCTATCTTCAGTAGTCAAACATTCATAATTATGGACGATTGGTCGTTGCATAGCTACTCTGTTTTTTCTGCAGTTGCCTCGCCAGAACTCCCCTATTTTTGGTACTTAAACTGCACTGTTATGTACATCCTGCTCTGCTTTTTGCATTAAAAAAGCTTCCTTTTTTTTGCATTAGGTTTGCACTattagggctgttcacgaaccgagccgagccgagttttgaccgaaccgagccgagctttaattttttttctgacgagtcgagccgagccgagcttttttatcgaacaaaaattgtgttcaagctcggctcgttaactaacgagccgaacacgagcttgttcgcgaacaaatacaagccgagccaagtcgagtcgagtcgagccgagccagaaaaaaaaaataaagacaaaccgctagttgactcttaaaatagctaaccaaataattttaattttttgaaactttgtttatatcactaaaatgtatatatattaacatccaaacggttggatcggtaagaaatattttttaaaatattgaaacactaaattaggattaaacactagttagcggtactagttaaccttctacttgactgttaaaatagcaaaccatataaaattattattttccgaaattttggttacaacactaatatatatatatatatatatatatatatatatatatatatatattaattatatgttgaattctgaattcaatgacatatataaattataaaaaaaaaccccaaaaatattacattttttcgagctttaacgagccgagctcgagccgagcgagctcgagtcgagctcgagccgagctcgagccgaacatactaaaagctcggctcgagctcgtttacttaacgaacaattttttgtgttcgagctcgagctcgttaacttaacgagccgagccgaacgagctcttaacgagccgagctcgagcttgttcgcgaacagctcggttcgttaaacagccctatgCACTATGACTTCTTATTTCTGCTGTATTTCTTTAGCAAATGCAAATATACAAGATCTTAGGTGTTTGTTATCTAATATTACAGTTAAAGCACTTGTCCATTATACTGGTTgggttttttatttgaaaatctgCATATTTTTATGGAAAAACTTAAGGATTTGGCTTGCGGCCCTATAGATCGATCATTGGTGGCCGGAGGATTATATTAGCACCACCATTTGGGAGGGAAGTGATAGGCGCAGATTTGATTTTAGACACTATACCACACGTATGGATGCCTGGGTTTTGGATGATGAGCAGGGACATCTTGTTGATTCTTGGGGTTTTGGGTATTTGCTGACCCTCGGGTTTTCCGTCAGAACGACATTGCCTTGATAAAAGCCCTTGTTGAGAGATGGAGGCTGGAGACAAACTCCTTTCACTTCCCATTCACACAAGAGGATGTCTACATGCTGCGTGTGAGTTTACCGATTAGTGACCATGCTCTTACTCTCACGGATTTTGCTTGTCCACAAGTATTGGCTTATTGAGCGGGAGGATATAAGGTTGGAAAAGGTGTTTAACCGAAAGATATAATCAGCGCAGTTAAGCTGCGGATATTATTAGTTAGACCGGGATATCAGGATGTACACTCAGATCTATGTGTTGAGGATCACAAGGCTATTCTTTTTCTCTTGAGATCATTTTGGAAGACTGCAGTTTGAGACTAAACTCATGTTAACCGACTAAAAGagtatttaatatcatatattttgaCGTTTGAATTGATTATATGATAAAAACAGCGGTTTACACTATGTGCAGAGATCCAATTCAATGGATTTGTTTATTAGGATTGCATGTCAACGTCAATTTACGAACAAACAAACCCGCGTCACGTTACCTCTTGGATTTCTGCTCTTCTATTTTGCGTGTAGAGATTGAATTCCCCTACCCATCCTGGTCAAACACAGCCTGTCTATAATTACACCCTTCTTTTCCCATGAAAACCACCACAATAACCCCCTCTTTATCGTACAAATCCGATAAATTAAGttacttatatataaaaacatcaTGGATAATTGGATTCCATAAATTGATCAATATTTATGGATCTTAATATTTATGCTCAGTGAAACATTTTTACCCGATGCCCAATCTTCTAATTGAAAATGTTTtcgaaaataatttacagactttttttcaattttgccGATTTTGACCAATTTTCGttgattctttaaaaaaaatatcttttatctGATTAAcgattaatcaaaatattttccGTCTTAACAGCGATTAAGTGATTAATCTCCGCCTACATTTAGAAAAtcgaatattatattctaacaaattACGTGTCGTTAGCGAGGCGCGAGCACATAGAAAAGCACCATGCCGTTGACTCGGCCACCCAGCTGAAGTCAACCAGTCCACCGCTTGCATATAAACAAATTCAAAACAGTTTAATATTCCAACAACAAGTCAATAATACAATCCATCTCCACCTCATTTTATCAATTTACATACAAAACAACAAGAAAACTATTTGATCTTTGCATCAAAAATAACCAATGAAACCATCATTCTCGATCTTGCTAATATTGTTATGTTGTTTGGCAAGCCCATCTCTCTGTGATCCCAGAGCAACAGAAGCTGCTCTGATATGCAGCAACTCAACAGCTGCACAATCTGATCGTCAAGTCTTCGTATCGAATTTCCTAGCTAGCTTAGACACGATCACTCCCTTAGTTTCTAGCCAGAGATTCGGACTTGTCGTTAGTGGCCGCGGCAATGCAACAGTGTTCACATTCGGTGAATGCATGAAAGATTTGTCGAAAAAGGACTGTGATCTCTGTTTTGCTCAATGCAAGACTCAGATTCTGAGGTGCCTTCCATTCCAGAGATTGGTTCGGGGTGGAAGGCTTTTTTATGATGGTTGTTACTTGAGGTACGATGATTATATGTTCTTTAACGAGAGTGTGAGTCGAGTTGATAGGACTGTATGTGGGAAGGATGAATTCGTTGGTGATCAGAGTTTGTTTAGGAGCAATGTGGTGGAGTTGGTCAGGAATTTGAGCTTTCAAGGGGCTAAGAATGACGGGTTTTATGCAGGGGATGTGCGTAGAGGGAATTTGAGTGTTTTCGGGCTGGCTCAGTGCTGGGAGTTTGTCAAGAGGAGGGATTGTCAGAGGTGTTTGGCTGATTCTGTTTCAAGGATTGGGGCTTGTCTACCTAAAGATCAAGGGAGGGTTCTGAATTCGGGTTGTTATATGAGGTATTCGACGCAGAGGTTTTATAATAATTCAGGGGATGGTGAGGCGCCAGTTAGGAATGGAAGTAAGTTGAATACTTGTATGTTTTGATCAGGGTTGTCATTGAGTTCCAGTGTTTTATTATCTAACTTTTTCCAGGAGGGAGCAAAACCGCGGTGATTCTTGCTGCAACTTGTGGTGGGGGCGCTTTTCTGCTGTTTATAGCGATGATCATGTTCTTTGTGAGGAAGAAAATCTTGAAACAGAAAAGAGGTAACTTAGTTGGAACATTTAAGCTTTCAGTTTTTGATATTGTTTGTTATGTGTAGATTAAGTaaaagtttctggtatattTTGTAGAAAAGAAGCAACTAGGAGCATTGTTGAGTACTGTTAACAAGTCCAAATTCAATTTCTCATATGAAACACTTGAAAAGGCAACAAATTACTTTCATGATTCCAATAAGTTGGGACAAGGAGGATCGGGTACCGTCTACAAAGTACGTTCTTTCTACCTTTGCTCACCTAGTTAATATCAGCTCAGTTGCATCAAATTTGTTTCTGTCAAACAGGGGATTTTACCAAGCGGTCAGGCTGTTGCTGTTAAGAGGCTCTTATTTAACACGACACAATGGGCGGATCACTTCTTCAATGAAGTTAACTTGATCAGTGGCATTCAACATAAGAATTTGGTGAAGCTGTTTGGTTGCAGCATTACAGGACCCGAAAGCCTTTTGATCTATGAATATGTTCCAAACCAAAGTCTTCACGATTACTTCTCTGGTTGTTCTCTTATCCCTTCATTTTCATGATTGATCTGCTTTCTAATTCTTCTCTGATAAGATAACTAATTAGGATGTTATATCTATTCCAGCTCAGAAGAATGTTCATCTGCTATGTTGGCAAGTGAGGTTCAACATCATTTTGGGTACAGCTGAGGGCTTGGCCTATCTTCACGAAGAATCAAAGCTTAGAATCATACACAGGGACATAAAGCTCAGCAACATACTTCTTGACAAAGACTTAACGCCAAAGATTGCTGATTTCGGGCTTGCTAGATTGTTTCCTGAAGAtaaaagtcatattagcacTGCAATCGCAGGGACACTGTAAGTTCAGCAAATCGTTTAATACTTGTCGTATCACTTCTTTTAGTCTGCTACGCTCATTTATCCGCCAAGCTTACAGCAAATCGAGTAAATTCACTTTGCAAGTCATTATGGTTGTAAAAGAAATAAATGGAACTAACTAATTTTAAGGCAAAAAATATGCTCTGATGTGTGCGACATTTTTATTTGTCGATATACAATGACAGTGGATATATGGCACCAGAGTATGTTGTTCGAGGCAAGCTAACTGAGAAAGCAGACGTTTATAGTTATGGAATTCTTGTCATAGAAATTATTTGCGGAAAGAGGAACAATGCTTTTGCAGAAAACACATTTTCTATCATACAAACGGTACTTCACAGTTCATATATTTATAAGCGTAATGTTTCCTAAGCCTAATCATACGACTATAACCCGATACATTTTCTTTGTAAAGGCTTGGAACCTGTATCAGGCAGGGAGATCATGTGAAACAGTTGATCCATCACTGGAAGGCAACTTCCAAGAACAAGAGGCGTCTAGATTGCTTCAGATAGGCTTACTCTGTGCGCAAGCATCAGCAGAACTGCGACCCACTATGTCAAATGTTGTAAAAATGATCATCGGTGAGCAAGAGGTTCCCCAGCCAGCACAACCACCATTCCTCAATTCGACTAGTTCAAGAAGCACTTCGTTCAATCAGCTACAGCCTGATCATTATTCCCGGCCTCGTTCCAACTCTCAGTCTTCAGGAAACAGCATCACAGAAAGCATTGAACCACGCTGAATTAAACTGCCTATTCATAGATTCATCATCCACATtgtaatttgtacatatacacaTTATATGAAATGAATTTGGATTATCTTAACATTgctgaattgaattttttttcttatccatgatttttttttaagtacaaGTTAATCCCCGTGATTACATATCCTGGGTACCATTGCAGATGTGTATATTTATCTAACTGGTCTGATTGCTTAAGTTGATAGAAACTACAAATCTAGAATTTTTTTCAGTCGTTTTCTAAGATGTGCAGACCAGATCATCTAACCTGTCCTTGACTCTAACATCAACCAAAGTGCACAAACAGAAGCTAAAACCTGATATTGTGTGACAATCCTGGTAATGTAAAATTCTTAGAACCGAACCTCTTCTCAAGAGCAAACATCATAT
This genomic window from Daucus carota subsp. sativus chromosome 7, DH1 v3.0, whole genome shotgun sequence contains:
- the LOC108193298 gene encoding cysteine-rich receptor-like protein kinase 3, whose translation is MKPSFSILLILLCCLASPSLCDPRATEAALICSNSTAAQSDRQVFVSNFLASLDTITPLVSSQRFGLVVSGRGNATVFTFGECMKDLSKKDCDLCFAQCKTQILRCLPFQRLVRGGRLFYDGCYLRYDDYMFFNESVSRVDRTVCGKDEFVGDQSLFRSNVVELVRNLSFQGAKNDGFYAGDVRRGNLSVFGLAQCWEFVKRRDCQRCLADSVSRIGACLPKDQGRVLNSGCYMRYSTQRFYNNSGDGEAPVRNGRGSKTAVILAATCGGGAFLLFIAMIMFFVRKKILKQKREKKQLGALLSTVNKSKFNFSYETLEKATNYFHDSNKLGQGGSGTVYKGILPSGQAVAVKRLLFNTTQWADHFFNEVNLISGIQHKNLVKLFGCSITGPESLLIYEYVPNQSLHDYFSAQKNVHLLCWQVRFNIILGTAEGLAYLHEESKLRIIHRDIKLSNILLDKDLTPKIADFGLARLFPEDKSHISTAIAGTLGYMAPEYVVRGKLTEKADVYSYGILVIEIICGKRNNAFAENTFSIIQTAWNLYQAGRSCETVDPSLEGNFQEQEASRLLQIGLLCAQASAELRPTMSNVVKMIIGEQEVPQPAQPPFLNSTSSRSTSFNQLQPDHYSRPRSNSQSSGNSITESIEPR